Part of the bacterium genome, CCTGATGATCGGCGAGGAATTATTCCAGGAATCAAAACAAGGTCGCTGAATTGCTGGGCATGATTATGGGCCTGTCCCTGTAGTCCTGATTATGGGCCTGTCCCTGTAGTCCTCTGTAGTCCTTGTAGTCCGTTAAACTACACTAGTGTGATTATGGGTCTGTCCCCGGAGTCCCCCGGAGTCCCCCGGAGTCCCCTGTGATTATGGGTCTGTCCCCGGAGTCCCGGAGTCCCTGTCCCCGGAGTCCCTGGATTTCCTGATGACCCTGGGTCAGAACGGCAAAGAGAAGTCGCTGATTATTGAGTACGATGGAGTCGAGTTCCACATCAAGAATCCGGAGGTTGTCACCGCCCAGACCTTCGATCAGGAATATCTTGAGTATGACATCCAGCGCCAATTAGAGTTGGAGAGTTTTGGATATGGGTTCCTGCGAATCAATAAGTTCAGCCTGCTCCCCCGCCAGAAGGGTGAAACCTCGGCAGATGTGTTGAATGAAAGACTGGAGAAGGCGTTTGCATGAATAACGGCTAATTGATAGGTTTGAAATATGTTATTTACTCGCATCCAACTAACTAATTGGCGGAATTTCGTTAATGTCGATCTCAAGCTGGGGGAGCGGTTGTTCATTACAGGCCCGAACGCCAGCGGCAAATCCAATCTGCTGGACGCTTTCCGCTTTCTAAGGGATATCGCAAAAACAGGTGGTGGGCTTCAGCAGGCTGTTCGAGAACGTGGCAGTTTTTCCAAGATTCGGTGTTTGGCCGCCAGGCAAAACCCGGCGGTTGAGATTAGTGTTGAATTGACTGACCGGGATGGGGCGGAGCAAACGGTTTGGCGTTATGCGATTGGGTTGCGTCAGCAAACGCGGGGGCAGCGAAGTGTGCTTTTGACGTATGAGCGGGTGTGGAAAAATGGACGCCAAATATTGAATCGCCCTGACGACAACCCAGAGGATCGAAGTGATGAACTTCGATTGACGCAAACCCATTTGGAGCAGATTGCATCAAACAAAGAGTTCCGCCCAATTGCTGACACATTTCAGAAGACGCTGTATCTTCATCTCGTACCGCAATTGTTGAAATTCCCGTCCTTGGCGAACCGTGAAAATGCTGGGGAAGATCCTTTTGGCATCAAGTTTCTTGAGCGTATCATGGAAACTCCGGAGAAAACCCGACGCGCGCGCTTGAAAAAGATCGAAAAAGCCCTCAAGGTCGCCGTTCCGGAGTTGAAGGACCTTACCGATTTGCGCGACGAAAAAGGGTTTCCGCATTTGGAAGTGGTCTATCAACACTGGCGGCCACATGGTGGAAAACAGCGAGAAGACCAATTTTCTGATGGTACGTTGCGCTTGATCGGTTTGTTGTGGACCTTGTTGGAAGGCGATGCGTTGCTATTGTTGGAGGAGCCTGAGCTTTCACTGCATTCCAAAATTGTCACGAAACTCCCCGCCTTGATTTGGCGTATGCAGCGTTTGAAACGCCGGCAGGTTCTTGTTTCTTCTCATAGTTCTGAATTATTCAGTGACCGGGGTATCAACCCTTTCGAAGTTGCCTTGTTGCGTCCGCGAGGTAGTGAGGGAACTGTTGTTGAATTGGCCTCCGATAAAACCGAAGTACGGTTATTGCTAGAGGGCGGTATGTCTATGGCGGATGCGGTGCTCCCTCTAACGGCGCCTAAGGATGTTGAGCAACTTACTCTTTTCGAATGAAACCGCCGATCCCGATATATCTTGCCGTTGAGGATGACTTGAGTGAGTGGGTCGCAAGACGTGTTTTGTCCGTTCGTCCGCTGGAATATGCGGTCGGTGCTGTGTTTGGAAAGACGGGGTTTGGATATTTGAAGAAACAGGCTCCCGCCTTCAACAATGCCGCAAAAGGTAGTCCTTTTTTACTCTTGGCCGACTTGGATCAATACCCTTGTCCGGCTCAGTTGATCAGGGAATGGCTTGGGCAACCCCGTCATCCCCATCTGATATTACGAGTTGCAGTTCGTGAAGTTGAAAGCTGGTTACTCGGAGATCCCCGTGGTTTGTCCGCTTTTTTGGGATTAAAGAAGAGATTTGTTTGTCAATATCCAGAGCGTCTGACTGATCCTAAAGCTGAGTTGCTTAAACTTGTCATGACCAGTCCTCGAAAATTGATGCGTGAGTCGCTTGTTTGGAAAAATGAGTCCAGCGGGAATTTGTTCCAAGGGCCAGACTATAACGCCACACTGGCTAAGTTCGTTTTAAAAGATTGGAACATCCAACTTGCCCGGAAAACATGTAGCAGTCTGAATCGATTTTGTCTTGCTCTTGATCGTCTTGAAGCAGAGTGATTCTTATTTGCTTAGTAACCTGATTGGAGAGTATCATGCCTGATATCACCCTGACCGAGTCAGAAGCCCAGACGCTGGCGCGTTGTCTGAGCGAGCATATTGAGCCGCCAGCTGACCTTGCGGCCAAACTCTTTCCTACGGTCCATGCCAAGTTCGATTTCCGTACCCTCAATAACGCCCGCATTCCCACCATCGAATATGCCGGTAAACGCTCTGAGGCCGCCATTCTCAATGAGGCCTCCGCGTTCGGCGCCGGTTCCCCACTCCAGGTCGTCCGCTTCTTCCAGGGCGGTAAGCTCAAAAAGAGTGCCGACCAGATGGAGCTTTTCGCGCGTGAAGCTGGCGAGACTTACGAGACCGGCTGGAAAAATCTCATCATCCAGGGGGACAACCTTCAGTTTCTCAAAACCTGCTTCATCAATCAGGATCCCATCATCAGGGATAAGGTTAAAGGGAAGGTGAAGTTGATCTATATTGACCCGCCGTTCGCAACGAAATCAGATTTCGTCGGTAAGTCGGGTGAAACGAGTTATGCAGACAAGATTGATCGCGCTGAATTCATTGAAGCGCTCCGAGAGAGACTAATTTTTCTAAAAGAAGTAATGGCTAGCGATGCAACGATCTACGTTCATTTAGACACCAAGATGGTTCACTATGTGAAGGTTGTGATGGACGAACTTCTTGGCCAGTACAATTTGATTAATGTGATTACTTGGCAGAGATCACATGCACACGGGGATACGGGACAGTGAGCAAAGCACTTCGGGCGTGTTACTGAACAAATACTAGCATACTCAAAAAGCGAACAATTTACTTTTATTCCAAAATACGTGCCATATACAGAGGACATCAAGGATCGTGACTATAAATACATAGAATCAAAGACTGGCGAGATATACCGATTGATGCCCGTAGACGGCACTGGAGGAGCATCCAAGGGAAATCCTCACTATGAGTTTCTGGGCGTTACTGGTTATTGGCGATATTCCAAGGTGCGAATGCAGGAACTTTATGATGCAGGAGAAATTGTATTGTCATCGACAGGGAAGTCGCTCCAACGGAAGAAATTTCTAAAAGACGCCAAAGGTACACCTGTCACGGATCTTTGGCTTGATGTTGGTAGGATCAGTCCTACGTCGACTGAGCGTGTGGAGTATCCAACCCAAAAGCCTGAATCCCTACTAGAGAGGATTATAGAGACGAGTTCTGTCCGCGGCGATCTCGTCATGGACATTTTCGGCGGTTCCGGCACCACAGCGGCTGTTGCCGAGAAACTCGGCCGGCGCTGGATTACCTGCGATTTTGGAAAGCATGCCATTTACACCATTCAGAGCCGGATCGCGACGATCAATGAATCCCAAAAGCTGGGACTCGCCCCAGAGCAAAGCAAGAAAAAGATCAAATACGACAAAGCACCGAAGGATTTCGGCGTTGTTTCCGTGGGCGCTTTCGACTTCTCCCGGATCATGGATTTGCGGAAGAACAAGGATGCCTATGTTGCCTTTGTTCTGGGTATTTTCGGCATCACCGAGCGCGGGGAGCATTTTTCGAAAAAATATCACATTAGCAATGTTATTGCCGAAAAGGATGGCCATCCGGTCGAAGTGTATCCGGTGTGGGAGGATAAATGGCTCAAGGAGGTCCGGGTTGATGAGGATTACCTTAAGGGGATTATCCGGCAGGCTAACGGCAAACTGAAGGGCACGTACTACATCATTGCCCCGCAGGCCTGTACGCGGGTGGGTGAGTTGACGATGCCGAACGGCAAAGGTGACAAGGTGACATTTAAGACCATGTCCTTCCCGTACAAAATCCTGGAAGATGCCGCCCGGCATTTCCAACTTTCGGAACAGCCGGATTCGCCGGAGAATATCAACCGCCTGATCTCCTCTGTTGGCTTCTATTTCAATGAGGAAGTGGAATTCAAAGTCAAAAAGACCGGCAAGGGATTCAAGGTCACTACCTTCAAGACCACGATTACCGATACCAACGAAAAGGCCTTTGATGGGCTGGACGGCCTGGCCATGATTCTGGTTGATACCGACTATGATGGGGAGACTTTCAAGGTGGACTCCTGCTTCTATCAAAAGGATCTGAAGGAAGGCGAAGTGACGCTCAAAGACGTGAGTGGCAAGACCGCCCTGATTGCAGTGGATAAACATGGCAACGAATCCCAAATTGTGACGGTGAAGGGATGAAGAAGTCGGAAGCCCAGAACGAAATAGTGATCTATCGAGGCAAGGATGGCCGGACTGAGTTGGAGGTTAACCTTCGAGGCGAGACACTTTGGCTGAACCTACAGCAGATAGCTGATTTGTTTGACCGCGATAAGTCCGTTGTCTCGCGCCATATTTCCAACATATTCAAGCAGAATGAGTTAAGCAGGGAAGCAGTTGTTGCAAAAAATGCAACAACTGCCTCGGACGGGAAAACCTATCTGGTTGAATACTTTAATCTTGATGCCATCCTGTCTGTTGGCTACCGG contains:
- a CDS encoding AAA family ATPase, which codes for MLFTRIQLTNWRNFVNVDLKLGERLFITGPNASGKSNLLDAFRFLRDIAKTGGGLQQAVRERGSFSKIRCLAARQNPAVEISVELTDRDGAEQTVWRYAIGLRQQTRGQRSVLLTYERVWKNGRQILNRPDDNPEDRSDELRLTQTHLEQIASNKEFRPIADTFQKTLYLHLVPQLLKFPSLANRENAGEDPFGIKFLERIMETPEKTRRARLKKIEKALKVAVPELKDLTDLRDEKGFPHLEVVYQHWRPHGGKQREDQFSDGTLRLIGLLWTLLEGDALLLLEEPELSLHSKIVTKLPALIWRMQRLKRRQVLVSSHSSELFSDRGINPFEVALLRPRGSEGTVVELASDKTEVRLLLEGGMSMADAVLPLTAPKDVEQLTLFE